The Ornithodoros turicata isolate Travis chromosome 7, ASM3712646v1, whole genome shotgun sequence genome includes a region encoding these proteins:
- the LOC135399988 gene encoding B9 domain-containing protein 2-like translates to MAELHVFGQITGASEFATRNLLCKWCLIVGDGWTVLEGLREGQTHVNFHHYEEISTWCHPVDIHLSTQGIQCWPKLYFQVWHQDHYGRNDLCGYGICFVPSTPGFHSLDCHIWRPLGSLSDEIARHFLGGSLHLQEPESTCGGGLDRFRLRTTGMGKIHLELYVIQRNFQKYGIET, encoded by the exons ATGGCTGAGCTTCACGTGTTCGGACAGATCACTGGTGCAAGTGAGTTTGCGACTCGAAACCTACTTTGCAAGTGGTGCTTAATAGTCG gtgacgGGTGGACCGTGCTCGAAGGGCTTAGAGAAGGGCAGACACACGTAAATTTTCATCACTACGAAGAAATATCCACATGGTGCCATCCAGTCGACATCCACCTGAGCACACAAGGGATTCAGT GTTGGCCTAAGCTGTATTTCCAAGTATGGCACCAAGATCACTACGGCAGGAACGACCTTTGCGGCTACGGCATCTGCTTCGTTCCAAGCACACCCGGATTTCATTCGCTTGACTGCCATATCTGGAGACCCCTGGGCTCCCTTTCCGACGAAATAGCCAGACATTTCCTGGGCGGCAGTTTGCATTTGCAAGAGCCAGAATCCACCTGCGGAGGTGGACTGGATCGCTTTCGTTTAAGGACAACTGGTATGGGCAAGATACATCTGGAACTCTACGTTATACAAAGAAACTTCCAGAAGTACGGGATTGAAACGTGA
- the LOC135399987 gene encoding tectonic-3-like — MIPLHRQYLYGFMLVLLSSYSLQELTSVQSTSATGLDTTRPEESADNESHITSPSTSSLPQVTTTIIPPSSTTETPNAAILRAADACHCNLSPKICDINCCCDDDCTEEQSRAFSGCADLAPAEPDLRYCTKRDIFFANRTLFEKRPVGDLFCIFVDNAAKEDVYENPPNVSSVEDVHELIRDQTYGWQVTSLTSHKLPIVRFKVGDSLFLFKEDGSKLEWRLPVQLFTSACEATEAVTYLQNQEFECMRQISSTKNECSTNSYLRGTTYHHGFSVLAKEGVYVPIKPLVCNKTCVDFNSSFHLPYYSNGRCHMAVRAVSYKIVHDGIRGIHNVTAEYEMDSIEDDAVSFKQSFSTVYSWYNEAEEGVYGVYSGRPGYIVGLPILAECFESDNVNCESNTQTRLTAPAPEDGLCSPSSRRFPLKFGINVRTGCLLSVASLTTCATLQRAVLHSLLGDDANLTHVAMTGNANRSQPEDWTAMLEEQKPDPKLVDFDEEDNSCHLGATGIDVHVLFARTESGTDPQNKIIGILYRYVNPKAVAILKPALLELSFSATFNDVSRPRVTMFAPPPTIDVRLPYDFFYPFFLESSAMCCSRMCAILFLFALLMHILL; from the exons ATGATTCCATTGCATCGTCAATACTTGTATGGGTTTATGCTGGTTCTGTTATCCAGCTACAGCTTACAAGAATTAACTTCGGTCCAGAGCACGAGCGCAACCGGGCTTGACACCACAAGGCCAGAAGAAAGCGCAGACAATGAATCACACATAACGTCGCCAAGTACTTCCAGCCTTCCACAGGTCACAACAACGATAATTCCTCCGTCAAGCACAACAGAAACGCCAAACGCGGCAATCCTTCGAGCAGCCGACGCCTGTCACTGTAATTTGTCGCCTAAAATATGCGACATCAACTGTTGCTGCGACGATGACTGCACAGAAGAGCAATCGAGGGCATTTAGCGGGTGTGCCGACCTAGCCCCCGCGGAACCAGATTTGAGATACTGCACCAAGAGAGACATCTTCTTTGCAAACAGAACATTATTTGAAAAACGGCCCGTAGGGGACCTCTTCTGTATCTTTGTAGATAACGCCGCGAAGGAGGATGTTTACGAGAATCCACCAAACGTGTCATCCGTCGAAGATGTTCATGAACTGATCAGGGACCAGACTTACGGGTGGCAGGTGACTTCGCTCACCAGCCATAAACTGCCGATCGTGAGGTTTAAAGTTGGAGACTCCTTATTTTTGTTCAAGGAGGATGGAAGCAAGCTGGAATGGA GGTTGCCAGTGCAGCTTTTCACTTCTGCTTGTGAAGCAACAGAAGCTGTCACTTACCTACAGAACCAAGAGTTCGAATGCATGCGCCAAATTTCATCTACCAAGAACGAATGTTCCACAAACTCCTACTTGAGGGGAACCACCTATCATCACGGCTTCTCTGTCTTGGCAAAAGAAGGAGTATACGTCCCGATCAAACCTCTTGTCTGTAACAAAACTTGCGTTGACTTCAACAGTTCCTTCCACCTACCCTATTACTCGAATGGCCGTTGCCATATGGCAGTTCGAGCAGTGAGCTACAAGATCGTTCATGATGGAATTCGTGGCATTCATAACGTAACAGCAGAGTACGAAATGGATTCCATCGAAGACGATGCTGTAAGTTTCAAACAGAGCTTCAGCACAGTTTACTCCTGGTACAACGAGGCTGAAGAAGGGGTATACGGGGTATATAGTGGCCGTCCGGGATACATTGTTGGACTCCCCATTCTGGCTGAGTGTTTTGAAAGCGACAACGTCAACTGTGAGAGTAACACACAAACACGACTGACAGCCCCTGCACCAGAGGACGGGCTCTGTTCTCCTTCTTCGAGACGATTTCCACTCAAGTTCGGAATTAATGTGAGAACAGGATGTCTCCTCTCCGTGGCTAGCCTCACCACCTGCGCTACATTGCAGCGAGCGGTATTGCATTCATTACTCGGCGACGATGCAAATCTGACCCACGTGGCGATGACAGGTAACGCAAATCGTTCGCAGCCTGAAGACTGGACAGCGATGCTGGAAGAGCAGAAACCAGATCCGAAGCTGGTGGATTTCGACGAGGAAGACAACTCGTGCCATTTGGGGGCGACGGGAATCGATGTTCACGTCCTCTTCGCGAGGACCGAGTCCGGAACTGACCCGCAGAATAAAATAATCGGTATTTTGTACCGGTATGTGAACCCAAAAGCGGTTGCGATCTTGAAGCCAGCGCTTCTGGAACTGAGCTTCAGTGCGACTTTCAATGACGTGTCCAGACCGCGCGTCACAATGTTTGCACCGCCGCCGACCATAGATGTGCGCCTACCGTACGACTTTTTCTACCCTTTCTTTCTCGAGTCGAGTGCAATGTGCTGTTCGAGAATGTGCGCAATCCTCTTCCTGTTCGCTCTATTAATGCACATCCTTCTGTGA